The region ATCCGGGGATAATTTTAGTTTCCGGTTGAGGTCGTTGCAGCAAAAAGGCGAAAGAATATCCGGGAGTTGTCCTGCGGACGGCGGAAGGGTCGCCGCTAAAGTGGCAAATTGGCAGAATGTCCCGGTAAACATTAAGCTGAAAATCCTGGATTTCTTCATTTTGCCATTGTCCGAATTGAGTATGATAGAGTGTTGGTTTGACACAGACGAATCGGTAAGAATAGACCCGGTATATATGATCTATGAAGGGACAAACAAGCTGGGGATAATGTGGGAAGGAGAGGTGAAAGATACCCAAGGTATGGGCGCGCTTTTTACTGGATTTATCAGCCGGATCGGCGAGATCATAAGTAAATTCCTGCGGCATGCGGCGTTTCCGGAGATGACCGAGAAAGAAGTTGACGCGCTGGAGGCGAAAAAGCATCTCTTGCATATAAAGGCTGTTCTTGCCGGATACGCTTTGGGTAAGCACCCTTATGAGGTTCACCGGATAATTGCCGCCCAGGCCCAGAGGTTGGAGGATACCTGGGGCTTTACCTCGCGCCGGGTGATCAAAATGCCTAAATGGACTAAACACTGGGTTGAGGACAATTATGATATATCCGGTTCCCATGAATGCGTTGAGCAAGCTTATGGTCTTTTTCGCAGAGAGATCAGGCGGGAATTCCCGCAAGTAAAACTGACGTTTGGTCATACCGCATCCTGCACATTCCACACTAACTGGAAGATCAAGACGTTCGAGCCTTATGTAATGGTCCCGGTGGAACATCAAGCCGCGGTTAAAGAATTCATCGATAGTTATATCGCCGGCAAACTGTCAATAGCGGCGGTGATCTCGGAATTTAGGCATGCGGCAGGGCAGTATTGCAATCAGGATTATCTGGGCAAGGAAGGTTTAGAAATCTTTACTGGAGAGAGGCAAAAGGCCGCGCTTTTATCGGCAATAAGCTCTCTTGAAGAGCGAAGTAAAATCACGGTAACAGATGAGGCGTTACGGATAATGATATCGGAAACAGTCAAGTATGGGTTGACTGCCGAAGAGCTTAGAAGGGCTTTGGCCGATCCTAAAGTCTGTAATTATGACAATCCCGGGGATTTTTTGTCGCCTGACGGCGGGGAAGAAGAGATTTCAAGATTGATCGGCGCGTGGATGAGCGATAACAACATAAAAGACATCTCAAAGCTTATAACTTTCATCAGGGATTTTGCGGGAAAAGGGACCTTGTCTTCTTTCTACAGCGTTAATGCCGTTGAGAATATCCTGGAAACCGGCTGCGCTAATTGTCTGGATAGAAGTATTATTATGGTATTCGGAGCGATTACCCTTGGTAAAACGGCGGAAATACTGGTTTTGGAATTTTCCGACAGCAGGAGCAATAAAAATCACGCTTTGGGGATTTTATGCGATAAAGGGAAAAGCATCCCTGTAGAATTAACAGTTAAAAGTAAGGATCCGGATTTTACCGCATATACCAGATGTTCGTATGAAAGGATGCTGGGGTTGCCTCTGGCGAAGGGGTATTTGATAAAACCGGAGGCGGGATTCGTTTCGCAAATAAACCGGGTTTTGAATGGGGATGCGAGTTTTGAGCCGTGTCTTATGTTGGGATCTATTCTGGATGGCGGTAAGCGGATCCCGGTGGCGGAAGGATTAGAGGGATTAAAACTGCTGGTCGGGCAAAAATTATCGGTTAAATGCTTTGCGCCGGTAACTTTATTTTTTGACGGCAGTTCGGGTGTGGGCAAGACGTTTTTTTCCAATAGGATCGTCTGCGATGGGGATAAAGTTGTTCTTTTTCACGCAGATGATTTTATCAGCAGGGACCTGAGTTTTAATTTTCTGCGGCATGACTATGCGTTGATAGCCTGGGCGATTAATACAACGATCAAGCGGAATGAGGCAAGACTTGTGATCCTCGAAGGGTACGATATACTGAAAACCGGCATTGACGCGGATATAAAGGTCAAGATCGTTGCGGATATGGCTACGCGCGCCGACAATATAAGTAATAATTCCTCTCGCTGCGGTTCGTTGGTCAACAGGGTGATGACCTCTGACAAAAGATACGATCTTGTATTGGATAATAGTTTTGAATGCCGGTTGAGCCCTGAATTATCCGTGAATTTCCTTGATGGCGGCCGGGTAATTGACTCGGCAAATAACAATGCCGGCGGAAGTTTTGTTTTTGGCTTAGGCGTTGGGGATAATAATATTATAGTGTATAGTAGCGAATACCTGGATTATCTTATCAGGTTAGAATCGAGAAAGAAAATGTGTGCTCCGGCTATGTGTTTGTCCGAAAAAACCGCGCAGGAAGGGGTTAAACCGAGTCCGGGTTTTTATTATCGGGCGCCAGAACCGGCAAATAACGATCGGGAAATTACGGAACTGTCTTCTTTACTGGAAGGGCTTACTGTTCCGGCTGGAATGCAACAGGGGATAGCGCAGCAGGTTGCGTCTATAAACAGTTTCCCCAGCAATATATAAGAATAAACAGCAGGTCGGTCCGGAGATAAAAATATTCTTGACAAATATACCGAAATATGTTATCTTTTAACAGTAAATTAATAGTTTTGAAAACGCTTTCTTTATAGTTTCAAAAAGTATAAATTAAAGCCACGGAGCCTCAGGTCGAATCTCCATTCACCGCCTGAGAATTTCGTGGCTTTTTATTTAAGGAGAAAGAAGCGGATGGTAAAGAACTGGCAAAAAGTAGGTATGCTGTTAACAACGCAGTGCCTTATTATTTTGGGGGTAGTTTTTGCCAACCCTGTAATCCAAGGTTTCACGATCCCCAGCCAATTAGGCAGCGTCAAAGAGGTTTTTGAGGCTGAAAACTCCCACCTCGGCGCCCCGAAAACTATAATCCAGATCCAGGACGCGCATTGCAACTACGAAGCGCAGAAAAATCTGGCAGGCATCATCGATTACCTGGTCAAAGAAAAGAAACTGCGTTTAATAATGGTCGAGGGCGGATCCGGAGATGTCAGTCTTTCTTACCTGAGGGGTTATACCGATAAAAAAGCCCGGGAAGAAGTGGCGGAAAAATACCTGCGGATGGGGAAAATATCCGGAGAAGAATATCTTAATATTGTCTCCGACTATGACCTGGAACTTTATGGTATCGAGGACCAGGGGCTTTATGATGCCAACCTCAAGGCTTTTTTAGACCTGGAGGCTTACCGCAAAGACGGCTTGGCCGACCTGGAAAACATTTCCGCAGTAATAAAAACCCTCAAACCGCATATCTATAACGCAAAAATTCTTCGCTTTGAACAAACTAAAACCGATTACCAGAATAAGAATATATCCCTGACGGACTATTTGGATTTTCTTCAAGAAGCATTCTTGAAAAGTTATCCCAGTCTTAAGCATTATCCGCATATTCGGGCTTTCCTGGAGAGCAGCAGACTGGAGAAAGAATTGGATTTCAAACTTGCCGAAAACGAACGGAATATTTTTATAAAAGCTCTGGCCAAGATGCTGGATGAGAACGGGGTTAAAGAACTGATTGCCAGGACCCAGGATTTTAAGAACGGCAAGATTACCGCGCAGGATTACTATACCTACCTTAAAGATTCATCAAACAATAAAATCGATATAGCGCAGGATTATTCTCAGCTAAGCAACTATATTCTTTATATAAATACAGGAAAGGATATTGATACTGCTCAGCTTTTGAAAGAGATAGGGGAAATGGAAGAAAAGACCCTGGGAACGCTTTTTTTCAGCGATGAACAACGCAGGTTAAATCAAATCGACAAGCAAGTGAATACGCTCGCGGATTTCCTGAAATTAGACCTTACACCTGAAGAATACGCGGGTTTTGCCAGGAATAAGTCCGAATTTAGCACCTCATCCTGGATCGCTTTTTTGACCGATAGTTGCAATGATTACGGGATCGCTATGCAACCGGCAGCTTCTTCGGTCATAGACGATCATTTGGACCAGTTGGAGGAGTTTTATAGGGTGGGGATGGAACGCGAGAGCGCTTTTTTGAGGAACGTGGCCCAAAAAATGAATTCAACTGAGGATAATATCGCGGTATTGATCACCGGCGGGTTTCATACGCAGGGCGTAAGCAGACTGCTAAAGGATAACGGATATTCTTACGCTGTGGTCACCCCGGCTATAAGCAAGAAAAGCGGATCCGATATTTATTATTCTGTTTTAAGAGGGGACACCGAAGACGCTGAATATATCGAGGAAGATGAAGATTAAAAATGAGACAATCAGTAAAAAAGGGGGAAAAGATGTTCGCAAGAAACGGTAAAACAAGTGTGTTGGTAATGGTTTGTTTTGCAGTAATCGGGATATTCTTATTCGCCAGCATGGCTGCTGCCGGTATAGTCTCATCTTCGAATTTAAGGCCTAAGGCTGTCGGTAATAGCGACGAAGCTAAAGCCATTCAAAGCGACTTATTTATCAATAAAGACGGCGGTTCGCTGGTTACTGGAAAATTCATGGTCCTAAGCCGAGGCAAGGGGCTGGTTGATTATCTGGGTGAAAGAATGATCCAGCGTCTGGCTATTAATAATGGTACTGCCCACGGCAATAACTATGACGCTGACGGTAAACTTATTGAAACACAGATGAATTTGAAGATGACCGCGGCGATCGCCGAAGTTATTAAGGCGTATGGTATACAGATAGTCCAGCACGGCGTGACCGGAACGCCTATTAAAAATCTCCAGGCATTGCGTAATGTCGGGATCAGGGCCGCTCATGTCGGGACCAATTGGCAGAATATTATTTGGGAAACTTTAGTTGCCCAGGCGCAGGCGGGTAATTCGACCGCTAAGTCCATAGTAAACCGGATGATCGATGCGACTATCGCTAAGACTGCGGACGTGGAGAAGAAGTATAAAGTATCCGGCCGAAGCGCAGAAGCCAAGGATAGCGTTTATGTCCCGGGAAAAGACAAGAACCTGGACAAGCTGATCGGTAAAGAATTAAAGATGGTATTAGGTGTTTTCAACGACGAGTTGGTTGCTCTTCCTGATGACTTGATTGCCAAGATTGATGAGGCCACCGAAAAATCCGCTACCGAGCATATGCTGGGTTTCGGTTCTGACGGAACAGCCCAGATGGTAAAGGATGATTATGCGGTTCAGGGGTTGGTTTATCCTGAAGATTTCTCCTCGATCAAAGGATTATATGCCTTTAAGGCGCTCGAAGGAACGGATAAGACGATTATGTGTTGTAATATACGTTCGCCTCTAAGCATTAGGGGTATTATGCGCGCGGCCCAAAAAACAGGCAGCGTGGTTATTTTTCAGCAGGCAATGAGCGAATTCGATTATACCTGGAAAGGCGGCTATGCCCCGGAGAATGCGGCTAAGCTTGCCCGTAATATCAAAGAAGCTGCAAAAAAAGAAAATTTCCACGATTTCATGATTAAGGGCGATCATCTTACGGTTAAAGTTGATGATGCTTTCTTGAAGGATAAGGCGGCGCAGGATGCTGTTGCTGTGGTATTTGAGAAAATATTGGATGAACAGGATGTTTCCAAGCGGGAAGCATTGTTCAACGCTGCATCCAAAGACGAAGTTCTTTTAGCCAATGCCGGCGTAGCTAAAGCAATGAAAGCGGTAAATAAGGCTATGACCTTGATCAAAGAAGAAGTTGCTTCGGATTTCACTGTTTTTGCTTTAGACGCGTCATTTATGCCTACCAGGCTTAATGTCCTGGTCAGCGCTTACCTGGCGGGGTTTATTCCCCAGGATGCAGGTTTGGAAGCTGAAGTTGGCGAGATTGGCGGAAAAGAAAATTCCACGGTTGCCGACGCGTTGGAATTCATTACCGGTATCAGGTTCAAGGAAGAGGTTGTGGTCAGCCAGGGAGTGAAATATTCTCAGCTGGTCGGTCCGAGAAGGATCGGTGTTCTTACCGGCGGCGGACCTGCTTCCGGGCATAACGCGGTGATCGCGGCAATGGTCCGCGAAGCGGAGCAGCGGGGGATCGAGATCGTGGCTATCCCTGAAGGTTGGGCTGGTTTGACCAAGGATGAAGTAGCCGCGCAAGCCAAGGTTATAACTATTAAAGATGTGGAAAAGTGGGGGAAGAAAGGCGGCACAATGCTGGGGACCAGCCGCACCAATCCGTATAAGAAAGAAGGGGACGCCCAGAAGGTTTGGGATAATATCCAGAAGTTAAAGCTTGACGGTCTGGTAACTCTCGGCGGTGATGATACCAACGGGGTTACTTCCAAACTGCAAAAAGAACATCCGGATTACTTATTCATTGGTCTGCCTAAGACCATGGATAATGATATAGCGCTTCCGGAGAGTGACGCGCAGACCTATGGTTTTGACAGCTTTACCGTCAAGGCCTCTGAATCGTTCGAGGCTGGAAAGATTGACGCGCAATCTACCCATAGGATACTGATCGCTGAAGTTTTTGGAAGGGCGGCCGGATTCGTTTCTGCGCGTATCGGGGCCAATATAGGGGCTACCCGCACACTGATCCCTGAAGAATTGGTTGATCTTTCAAAGTTAGTCGAGGATCTGCGCAGCTATTATAAGAATAATAAATACGGGGTTGTTGTGGTTGCCGAAGGGGCAAGCGTCAATGTTGATGGTTTCAAACTGGATGAAAACGGGGAATTGACAGTTGTTAAGCCCGAAGACCCGGATGTAAAATTGTTGCTGGCCGCATTTAAGAGCGATCCTATGGCCAAAGCGGCTTTTATCAAGTCTATGAAAGCCGAGATGGATGATTTTGGCCACAAAAAACTGGAGAATGTCGGTCTTATTGTCGCAGCTGTGGTAAAAACCGCGTTAAAGGCGGATAAGATCGATATTAGCTTCGCCGGTAAAGCGGATTATCTTTTTCGCTCCGCCGATGTTTCCAAATTGGACGCTGAAATGACCACTATGCTGGGGAAGGCCGCTGTGGAGAAGATCGCGGATATCCAGAATGATCAGTTGCTTTACGCTTACAAGGGGCAGATTAAATCCATACCGTTTGCCCGGGAATTAGGCGGAAGGGTCCTGGATTACAAAGGCGCCCATAAAGATGAATATATGTTGGCCAACCTGGCGCTTATTGATGAAAAAACTGAAATAACGCTTTCGGATGCATCGGTTAATGAGGACTTGTTCCAGGCAGCGGTTAGAAACTTAAAAGGACTTAACCCGGGCGAATTAATGACTCTGAGTTTTTCGGAGATGAAGGTTTTGTTATGGAAGCTTAATAGCCTTGATCAAGAAACCGGGGACAATCAGGAAGTAGTTCAGTCTGTCAGAAGGATTCTGCATAGGATAGACGACAGGCAGATAGAACAGGTCAAGAAATTTGCCAATATCGGCGTGTTTGCCCGAGAAAATACTGCGTATAACCTGGAATCAGTGCTTAAGGATGACAATATCCTGGTTATCGCGGCTAACGCGCTTATTTTTCGCGCCGGAGCCTTTGCCGAATTCTATCATAATTGGGAGCCGGGAGTTAACCTCGCGGCGATCAAGTCTATGAAAGGCGGCAAAGAAGCTACTGCCGAGGAATTTGTCCGGCAGAACAGCCGTTATAACGGACCTTTTAGCCCGTATCAGTTAAAAGGTTTGCGCGTGCTTAAGGATGAACGCCGGGTGATTGATGGTGTCGCTGTTAATTTCATTTTCGTGCCCGCGGATAAGAATATCGGAAGGCCGGATATCAAGATACCATATTTCGGCCCGGAAACAACTAACCAGCAGGTGCTTGATACTATGAAGGCCTTAGGTTTAGAGTTGGATGTCATGGCCTATTACGGCCCGACCAGCGAAACGGTTCAGCCCAGGATATTCAAGGAGTTCATTGAGGCTGGATTGCCTGTTGTAGCAGCTTCTCCGGTCAACACCGACGCTGTAAAAAATATGCTCAAAGCTAAGTTTCAGCAGGAAGGTGTTGCGGATGATATGCTGGATGAAGCGGTGAGTAAGGCTTTTAAGGAAGGTTTGTATTCCGCTACCCGTAAAGAAATCGGCGCGGATGTCAAGATCGTGGATACTTTAAGCTGCACTTCCAATGCCATGATTTCGGTTATTAAAGCAATGTGGGATAAGTTCGGTATCGATCATGGTACCGGCCTGACTATTCATTCCCAGACTGATTCCAATGAGACTTTCCCGATGAAAAGCGGCAGGGCCAGGGATCCCCTGGATATCGCCCGCGGCGATTCCATCCGTGACAACATAATCCCTGCTTCAACCGGCGCAAAAAAGAACCTCTTTAAGATGATCCCGGAATTAAAAGGCAGGTTCGAGATCACCGCTGTTCGCACCGGTACTGTTTCGGCTTCGACCTGGGAGATGACCATGGACCTTAAGACTGAAGTGACCAGGGATGATGTCCTTGCGGCTTTAAAGGATTTCGCCCTGAATAAGACCGACGGGGTGGTGAAATTTCACGAAGGAGACCCGGACAGGAATCCCGGGCCTCTGGACGCCAACGCCGTGGTCGGCTGGAATAATGTTTCTATTATCGACAGTTTATTGATCAATGTTCTGGATAATAAGAAAACAGTGACTATTAAAGGTTTGTATGATAACCAATCAGCGGCGCCGAATCAAATGGTTTCTAAATGGTCGCCGTGGATGGTTGACGGTTTAAGGCTGCGCCAGATAGTCGGCGAAAAGAACAGCAAAAAGCTGAACAAAGCCGAAGCTGTAGCGTATGCCAAACTCAACGCCGGTTATGCCGGCCTGCTTAAAGCCGTAAGCGCGGTAAAAACCAGCGGAGCTCTGGTGGTCAGCGCTGACGTGGTCTTAAAGAACGCCGGGACGCTTTCATCGCTCAAAGCCTTGAAAGAATCAGGCGCTCTTATTGAGATCATTGTCCAGGCGAACAACAAGGCTGTCGCTGATAAAATGGTATCAATGGGCGTTGAACAATTCGCGAGCATTCAGTTCAAGCAGGTTAACGCGATAGTAGAAGAGTTGAATACCAAAGGTATAACTGATGAAAGAATAGTAGTGCTTAAGACCAAAGCTGAATCGAAAGAAGAAGTCAAGAATACCGTCAAGGTGGTCAATGTCGGCGAAGCTAAAGTCGCCGAATCTTCTGTTAATGCCATGTCGATAGCAGTGGCAAAGGCAGTAACCACCGTGTTGCAGGATAATACGGAGGTTGTTGATCAATATCAGCAGATGGCGAAGAATTACGCCGAAGCTAACGACGTCGAGCTAAGCAAACTGGAAGATCTGACCAGCCAGATCTCGGATATGCCGCTGGTTAAGGTGAGCGAAGAAGTGGTCAAGGCTCAGGTTACTTACGAAGAAACTGTAAACAAGATCTAACATTCTCAAGACCCGGTCTTGCATCCCAATGAGTCCTAATGGGTTGCAAGACCGGGTCTTGAACATGTCTTTATATGAATAAGATAAATCCGTTTCAATTTAAAAACCGCAACAGGCAGAAGTTGTAATTTAATTCAAATCATCAACCGGAGGGAAAAATGTTCGTAAGGTTATCCCAAAACAACCTGTTCAGGAAGATCGTCGGCATTCTTATTCTTTTACAATTTTCAGCCGGTTTTGCCGTGATTAGGGGTTATGCTGCTCCCGGAAATTTGCGGCCTGCCGCCGTCAAACAGGATGGTTCCCGGTCCGGGACTATCCAGAATTCGCTTGACGCGGCCAGCCTGGATAAGGTTATAAAAACCCCGGTCATTCATAAGGACGGCGGTATAACCGGCCAGGATGTTTTTAAGAATATCCTTGGCGAATACCGTGTTTCCTCCACGATAAACAATCTCGCTTTCGGGACGTTCGTCCAGGGGCAGATCGACCTTAGTTCGGTTCAGAACCGGGAAGCGCTGGTCAATAATTTCGGGGAGATTAAGAGCAAAGATCGTTTTTTTACCCTTGAATACGCGGGAATTCCGCTTGCCCTGGTCAAGAAGGCCGAAACCGGAGAAATTACCGTCAAGAAAGTAGTCGAAGACATTGCTTCGATCCCGCTCAACATCCTTTCCGACAATGCCGAAAAGCTCAAAACCGAAGGTGTTACTTCCTCGGATATCCTGGTCCGCGATTTTCTTATCCTTGAAAAAAGGTCGCGTATCGACATCACTCAGTGCATGACCGTAGAGTTTGGCGAGCTGCGCGACTACGTATACAATCTGGCTAAAAATGTCGGCCAG is a window of Candidatus Omnitrophota bacterium DNA encoding:
- a CDS encoding 6-phosphofructokinase, translated to MFARNGKTSVLVMVCFAVIGIFLFASMAAAGIVSSSNLRPKAVGNSDEAKAIQSDLFINKDGGSLVTGKFMVLSRGKGLVDYLGERMIQRLAINNGTAHGNNYDADGKLIETQMNLKMTAAIAEVIKAYGIQIVQHGVTGTPIKNLQALRNVGIRAAHVGTNWQNIIWETLVAQAQAGNSTAKSIVNRMIDATIAKTADVEKKYKVSGRSAEAKDSVYVPGKDKNLDKLIGKELKMVLGVFNDELVALPDDLIAKIDEATEKSATEHMLGFGSDGTAQMVKDDYAVQGLVYPEDFSSIKGLYAFKALEGTDKTIMCCNIRSPLSIRGIMRAAQKTGSVVIFQQAMSEFDYTWKGGYAPENAAKLARNIKEAAKKENFHDFMIKGDHLTVKVDDAFLKDKAAQDAVAVVFEKILDEQDVSKREALFNAASKDEVLLANAGVAKAMKAVNKAMTLIKEEVASDFTVFALDASFMPTRLNVLVSAYLAGFIPQDAGLEAEVGEIGGKENSTVADALEFITGIRFKEEVVVSQGVKYSQLVGPRRIGVLTGGGPASGHNAVIAAMVREAEQRGIEIVAIPEGWAGLTKDEVAAQAKVITIKDVEKWGKKGGTMLGTSRTNPYKKEGDAQKVWDNIQKLKLDGLVTLGGDDTNGVTSKLQKEHPDYLFIGLPKTMDNDIALPESDAQTYGFDSFTVKASESFEAGKIDAQSTHRILIAEVFGRAAGFVSARIGANIGATRTLIPEELVDLSKLVEDLRSYYKNNKYGVVVVAEGASVNVDGFKLDENGELTVVKPEDPDVKLLLAAFKSDPMAKAAFIKSMKAEMDDFGHKKLENVGLIVAAVVKTALKADKIDISFAGKADYLFRSADVSKLDAEMTTMLGKAAVEKIADIQNDQLLYAYKGQIKSIPFARELGGRVLDYKGAHKDEYMLANLALIDEKTEITLSDASVNEDLFQAAVRNLKGLNPGELMTLSFSEMKVLLWKLNSLDQETGDNQEVVQSVRRILHRIDDRQIEQVKKFANIGVFARENTAYNLESVLKDDNILVIAANALIFRAGAFAEFYHNWEPGVNLAAIKSMKGGKEATAEEFVRQNSRYNGPFSPYQLKGLRVLKDERRVIDGVAVNFIFVPADKNIGRPDIKIPYFGPETTNQQVLDTMKALGLELDVMAYYGPTSETVQPRIFKEFIEAGLPVVAASPVNTDAVKNMLKAKFQQEGVADDMLDEAVSKAFKEGLYSATRKEIGADVKIVDTLSCTSNAMISVIKAMWDKFGIDHGTGLTIHSQTDSNETFPMKSGRARDPLDIARGDSIRDNIIPASTGAKKNLFKMIPELKGRFEITAVRTGTVSASTWEMTMDLKTEVTRDDVLAALKDFALNKTDGVVKFHEGDPDRNPGPLDANAVVGWNNVSIIDSLLINVLDNKKTVTIKGLYDNQSAAPNQMVSKWSPWMVDGLRLRQIVGEKNSKKLNKAEAVAYAKLNAGYAGLLKAVSAVKTSGALVVSADVVLKNAGTLSSLKALKESGALIEIIVQANNKAVADKMVSMGVEQFASIQFKQVNAIVEELNTKGITDERIVVLKTKAESKEEVKNTVKVVNVGEAKVAESSVNAMSIAVAKAVTTVLQDNTEVVDQYQQMAKNYAEANDVELSKLEDLTSQISDMPLVKVSEEVVKAQVTYEETVNKI